A single region of the Cinclus cinclus chromosome 10, bCinCin1.1, whole genome shotgun sequence genome encodes:
- the LOC134047818 gene encoding serine palmitoyltransferase small subunit B-like, translating into MDVKSTLSYLYWLLCQFELITCSYLMEPWEKVLFYSFNLALLGLLLYTTYVCVAFHASSAFQLLCSFLGNPRENALSVVK; encoded by the coding sequence ATGGATGTGAAGAGCACCCTGAGCTACCTGTACTGGCTCCTGTGCCAGTTCGAGCTGATCACCTGCAGTTACCTGATGGAGCCCTGGGAGAAGGTGCTCTTCTACTCCTTCAACCtggccctgctggggctgctgctctaCACCACCTACGTCTGTGTGGCTTTCCACGCCAGCTCGGccttccagctcctctgcagcttcCTGGGAAACCCACGGGAAAATGCTCTTTCTGTGGTGAAGTAA